Within the Nicotiana tabacum cultivar K326 chromosome 11, ASM71507v2, whole genome shotgun sequence genome, the region CTGATAGACATGGCAATCAGATACCTATTGTTCGTAAAAGCAAGCTGCTAATAGTTGATCTTGCAGGATCAGAGCGAATAGACAAATCTGGTTTGTTATTCTTATATTCAAACTTACAAGTTCATTTTGATTTCTTATTTGAAATCTTCACACATAGGCTGTTTCTGGGAGGTGGGGACATTGTGGTAGTGTGGTGATCGAAACTTGAAGAAGTGAAAGCCTGCAATACATGTTCATAAATCTCTTACTTTTATTTGGTTCATTCTCCAGATTAATAAACATAGTCTTTGATTCTTTCACTGTGTTGCAGGGAGTGAAGGTCGCTTGTTGGAAGAGGCTAAGTTTATTAATCTCTCTCTTACTTCTTTGGGAAAATGTATAAACGCCCTGGCTGAGAACAGTCCTCATATACCTACAAGAGATTCTAAACTAACACGGCTTCTTCGTGATTCATTTGGAGGTTATTTGAATTTTTCTCTCACTTACTTTAGCTCTTTTAGATCTCAAAATATTGTCCATTGTCATGTAGAGGTTACTTGCAAGTAAGTGTAATCTTGTGCCCTGTTCTTTCACTGTATGTTTGATTGTTTGTATGTAAGAGCATGTGCTCTTATGCCCTGTTCTTTCACTGTAATGTTTGAATCTTCTTCACTTGAACTACTTGTCCTCTCAGTCCGTGGAGTTAGTTATTCTAGCTCTTCACTactataaatatattttaaaaatttattgtGTATTTTTCTACATGTGGATATATATATTAGTAAGTAGTATCCTGTCCCAAGGAGTTTGGCGTGAACACTCTATTCAAAAATCTATTATTTGGCCTCCCAAATAAATTCCTGCTTTATATGACCTCAAATAATTTTACCCTACATCCACCATgagtgacaacaacaacaacaacaacaacaacaacaacaacgacgacgacgacgacgacgacgacgacgatgacgacccagtaaaattccactagTGAGGTCGAGGGTAGTGTGtaagcagaccttacccctaccccgagggagtagagaggttgtttccaccaTGAGAGACCAAAGTTCAATTCCCATCAAGGGAGAAAATAACGCTAGTTAATTTTTTACTAGCTGCATAAGCTTTACTGGGTAGAGTTACCTAGTATCTGTCTATATTGCACGGACTCTCCAAAAGGCCACCGCATCCATGTCAGATCCTTAAAAAGTgtactacttttggaggatccgacacgcatcCGATGACATTTTCAAAGAATCCGAGCAACGTAGGTATCTGTGTTGATGGGAGATAGACACTACCATTACTAAAAAAAACTACATCTACCACTACCTGTACCTCATTGATCTTCAATTAACATATAAGTTCACAACAAAGAATGTTCCTTCTTTTTTGATTAAGAAATGTATGTTCCTTGTGAAGTGATAAAGAAGATAACAGTTGAATTGATTCAAGCTAATGCTCAGTAAAATGAATATCTATGTGGCTTTTATATGCGtaagaatgaattttcatgtCTAAGTTGATTCCAGATATTAGATTGCATGTTGTATGGGAAAGGTTTTGGTAGCTATTGCAGAtaattgtgactaacttctgttctTCCTTTCCTGAAAGCTAAAATATCACTCGATCTATCTATTTCTCTAGACACATGTCTAATTATGACTTGACTATTGAATTTTTCATTACTGGATGGAGTATGGACTGTACACTTCTGTATACATTAATTGCTCATCATGCCTGATTGTGACGGTTTCTATGGTTTGTATCTAATTTGTGTTTGACAGCCTAGGCTGTAAGTTTGTATTACGTGAATGCAATTCTTGGCTTTATTGGTATTTgattatttgaaaataatataaGCTAATGAAACAGGTTCTGCACGAACTTCACTTATTGTAACTATTGGACCATCTTCCCGACATTATGCAGAGACCACAAGCACAATAATGTTTGGACAACGGGTGAGATTGGTGCTCTTTTATTACGTTCAACAATTTGTTTATAGTCCTTTAGCCTCTCAACTGTCTTCAGTTTTCCTACTGAATTATACTTGCACAATCTGTCATCTTATCTTTAATCTGGTTCCGCAGAGACTCATGTCTTTACTACAAGTATCTCTCATATTGAAGGAGTGTTAACCATTTGGTCTTTCAACCAACTTGATTCTTGTCTCTGTTTTGAATGCCTAAGCTCTCTTTTATCTATAACATTCGGCATATGTCAGAGAACGAAGTAGTTCGTCTGTGCTTTCAGCCAATGCAGCAGCTTAGCCTTATTCTGCTTATCATTGAACTGATCTACAGAGAGCCTTCTTATAAGAAGTTACACACTTGAAAGCAAAATATGAACTGATCTACAGAGAGCCTTTTATTACCTTTTCCTGTccatcgcttttgctttgcatctactttctcattttcatgatgttatttttccTATGTTTTCTattggtggtattgatattgtctcttttcgtcttcttaaGCTGAGAGTCTTTCGGAAACGgcctctctactccctcggggtaTGGGTAAGGTCgtcgtacacactaccctccccagacccacttgtgggattttactgggtcgttgttgctAATCATGACATGACAGACTGCATTCTGCCAATTTATGACCCAAAAAGTTTGCGCTACTGCTGATATATTATACCTGTTATGCTGTTTTGAAGTTGACACTTCACATTTTTCTTGCCACATGAGCTAACATTCACCGCTTTATACAGGCTATGAAAATAGTTAACTCAGTAAAGTTGAGAGAAGAATTTGATTACGAGAACTTATGCCGTAAGCTAGAGACTCAAGTGGAGCAACTCACTATGGAGGTTGATAGGCAGCAAAAGTTTAGGGCAAATGACCAAATGGCTATGGAGAAAAAACTCAGAGAGTGTCAAACATCATTTACTGAAGCAGAGAGAAGTATAGTTGCCAGGTCCGAGGTAATTCTTTTGACCTCTTTTGTTTTGCTTTTGAGATTGGATTTCTATACATATGCTTTCTCTGAGGTTGAGCTTGTTAAACAAGGAATCCTTATGCCATCTTCTCCTTTTTATATTTCTTCTCATTCTGAAGGTTAGTGAACTGATATAATTTACTTCCATGATTTCTATTTCCCTGCATGCATTGTATCCTCTGCAGTTTCTAGAGAAAGAAAACAGTCGCTTGATGTCTGATGTTGAAAATCTGTTGGAGGAGTTAAATCGCCAGAAGAAACAGAGCAATTCAATGAAAAATGAGATTGTGAAGCTAGAATCAGATTTTAATAATAGCAAGGTATGTTTGGCCGAATGACTTCTTTTTTCAAATGTTTTACTAACAATGAGCATTTAGTTCCAACCCCTGCAAACTTTGAACTTTCTCAAACCAGTAGCCTAAAGCTCCTAAGCTAGTCTTATCTAATTTCAGCTTCTGGAGAAGGAGAATGGCTGTTTAAAAGTGGAGTTGGAAAACGTACTGAAAGACTTCAACATAGAGAAAAATCATAATAATTTATTGCAGGATGAGGTTGTGCGCCTTGAAACGAGTTTAAAGCAGAGCAAGGTATGTGGTTGACCAATTATGCTCTTTTCACATATTTCTGTTGAAAGTTATACAGAGCtatttttttatccttttatataTTCCCCTTTACCTATTTCCTCTGTTAGACTTAGTAATTAAGTTGCATATGTACCGACATACTAGTGTATGTATTAGTGTTCCACATTGGATAAATGTATTGTTTACATTCCTTATCAAAAGAAACAGTGTATTGCTTTAGAAAGTAACTATCAAATAAGTCAGCTGTAAGGAACTTGTTTTCTCATAAAAAAGAaattagttttcttttgttttccaagtctcactttctttttatttttcctcaCGTCTTGGTTATATGtttctttcatttatttattttacaacgAATATTAAGCCCTTCAAACCTCTCTGGTTTTCTGTCTAAACTCTTGTTGAATAATCAGTGGAAATTAAAAATTTGTCATGTTATAGATTATATTATTAAGGTCGACTTCAAACCATTTCATGTACTTGCTGAACTCCTACTGAAATGTTCTTGTGGAAATTGAAATTTTTACTATGATATTCTTTAAGTAGTTGGCGATTTGGAGATTTGGAACTTTAATTTGCTTCATGGTTCTGATATTATGCTTTTTTAGTAGCTTTGAGTCCAGTTTTCTGTCATAAACTGGACATCGTCTTCTCATTGATTCGCTTGAGGCACTAACCTTGTTGGTTTTCTGTTAGTAGCAACGACAGCTAGAAAATTCATCATATCAGAAAATACTTGCTGAGAACACTCAATCGTATGAGAAGAAGATAGCTGATCTGATGAAGCAATTAGAAGATGAGCGTGCTCACTCTGAAAATGCTCAACAACAATTAGAACTGATGAAGGAGCAATTAACAGGCCTTGAGGAATTAATGCAGGTTCACCATTTAAACTGGAATGCTCTTTTTGCTTTATAAGACATCCACTTCCAATTTTTTTTCTGAATCCATGGCTCTTACTTTGTTAAAAGTTTTTTCTTAGCAAAAATCAACTTACGCATAATGAAGTTGTAAAAGCCTATAATTAGCCTGTACAATGAAGTTAATCTAATTTTCTTTTGTCATCATGCTGAAACTAATTAGGAGCCCATTTTTGTTTCTATGACCTAGGTTGCTATGTAAAAGAAACTAattctgttttttttcttctgtCCTTAAAAAGCATCATCTAAAGCAAACATCTATATATCAGAAGGAACTTGCAGACACTACTCTGATGTATGAGGAGAAAATAGCACAATTGGAACAACAGTTAAAAGATGAGCATTCTCATGTTGAAAATGTGAAGGAACAACTACATGCAATTGAAGAACAATTTACTGATCATGAAACCTCAGCGAAGGTGAAGCTCAATAACTGTTTATAGAGAACTTCTAGcacttttcatttttatttcaattttatatAATGTTTGCTTGAGATTAATTAAAATCGAGAACATGGTAAATGAGGATTCATATTGCTTTTCCTGATTGTAGATTCAGAGGGAAAAAGAGATCGATGCACTTAGATCCAGATTAGAAGACATGCATCAGCTGTATGAACCAACTGTGGAGGAACTTCAGACATTAAAAACAGAATATCAGGTTCTACTATCAGAAAAGGTATGTTAAGCACACTAACATTGTCCCCTCTAGGTTCTGATTAATGTTTAATTCACTTAAATTATATTACAATGCCCACCTTCCCTCTCAACCCtcctgcaaaagaaaaaaaaaagtgaaaaaggaaaCAGCAAGAACAGGAAATGTTTTCGCATTCTATTGCATAAACAAAAACATAAATTCTGTAAGTGGAAAATGTACTTATAGATATCTTTGCTTCCTTAACATGATCCGTTAGAAAGCATTGCATGACGAACTACACGAAGTGAGACAAACACTTCTAATCGAGGAAAAGCAAAGGAAAGCTGCTGAAAATGAGCTGTTTAATATGAAGAAGCTTGTGCCTGAGAGTGAAGAtggctttgaggtaagtgttaCCATGGGAGTTCCTTGTCAATTATAAACCTTGGTTAGAGTTAACATCTGATATTTACAGGAGAAGAAGTCATATATGAAGCAATATACAACCAGTGGATCATTCAATATGCACAGATCAACTGAATCAAGGGAGAGAATTTTTGCCCATCAGAACACCATGACAAAGATAATTGAAGAGGGTAAATTTTTTAAATTCTAAAGTCAGGTCTCAGTGTTGCTGTATAATAGCATAATCATGTCTCTTTCGATTTATCTTTTGGAGTCCTTAAATTAACTAGGTTTAATGACTTTGCAATTCAGTTGGTGTCCAGAAGATTATCTCTTTGTTGTCATCAGCCGATTTGGATGTCCAAATTCATGCTGTGAAAGTGGTAGCCAATCTTGCAGCTGAAGGTCTGTATAGCTGACTTTTGAGTTGTATTCAAGTGTCAAAACTATGGTGTGTTTGTCGATAGCATCAAACAGAGTAGCTTGATATAAATCTTTGTTGGAATGGTAACTGAAAAGGATGGTTCTTTGGCTGGGCAGATACTCTGAATTACCTCTTGCAACTTCACAAAAAGCCATGACATTATTAGAGTTACGGCATAAATTGCAAAGTTGCAAAATATCTTTCCTAAACCTTTAAACATATCAACAAATATGTGCATTTGAGGTGAATGACATTAGGTTTTTATTTTGGTTATTACATAGATTTTGGTGCTTAATGTTATATAACAAATGTAATTGGCTAATCAATCAGAATTGAGAGGAAGAGAGGTGAAGAAGAGATTTTTAAGCCCACCATTTTATCACCTTGACCAAACATCTCACGACACGAGCTGACGACAGCCATGCAGCATGAAAGTCAACGTGCTCTACCATTCCTACTAGGTCCAGAACCTGATTGAACTCCACAAGACTGGCATGAACAAGTTATTGTCATTTTGATTCATGAAAAAGAAATCAACGCAGAGTcaaaaactaagtccttttctcTTATTTCAGACGGCAATCAGGAAAAGATTGTGCAGGAAGGTGGTTTAGATGCGCTTCTCATGCTGCTGCAATCATCCCAAAATACAACTATACTCAGAGTGGCTTCTGGAGCTATTGCCAATTTGGCAATGAATGGTACTTTAGAATCTTTTCTTCATTATATACTCATCTGTTCTAAGAATTTCCTCGGTGTGGATTTTTTCATTCACTGGAACCTTTATAACCATGTTTCCATCTCTTTTTAAAATGTCGATGAGGTAAGTTAGGATATTCTTCTTTGTGCTAGCCATAAAAGAAGAATATTAGACGCAATTgggcagagatgaggatgttgaggtggatgtgctgGCATACTATGATGGAtaggattaggaatgaagttattcgggagaaggtgggcgcGGCTCctatggatgacaagatgcgggaagcgaggttCAGATGGTTCGGGTACGTGAGGAGGAGGAGCCCTGatgctccggtgaggaggtgCGAGAGTTTGGCCCTGGCGGggacgagaagaggtagagggcggcctaagaagtattggggagaggtgattagacaggacatggcgttgctgcagattttcgaggacatggcccttgataagaacgtgtggaggtcgagcattagggttgtacgTTAGGACGTAGTCGAGTCTAGGGGCGAGGCTAGTTCGATAGGGGTGGTCTTAGAATGCTAGGGATTTATGTTGTGTTCTCCCTATCCTTACGTTTCTATAGCATCTGGCTTATTTTCTGGTTTTGTTATTGCATTTCACCTATTTTCTAGTTCTTATAATGCTAATTATATTTCTTTGGTTTCTGTTCgatggtactaatatattgttctttcccttctcttctcgtcttttccatcttcttgagccaagggtctttcggaaacagcctctctactccttccgggtaggggtaaggtctgcgtacacactaccctaccCAGACCCCACTTACTGGGtcggtgttgttgttgttgttgttgttgttgttgttgttgttgttgttgtattagatGCAATCCAGTAGAACCAGTTAACTGGGCCCAGGAGCTTTGACTGATCTATTTAGAGGACAAGGACAGATGAAAATGTGGAATAAGAAAAAACAGAAAGCTAAcaataaaaacaaacaaaaggAGGAGGCTGCCAGGTGCAGAACTATTCAGGATATAAACACTCCTTTGTTTCCTTTCCcttcttcaactttcaaaaacCACAGGAATTTCCTTTAAACCATTCATTATAGAACGTTCAAGTGACAGTAATCTTGTGCATCAATCTGTCTATTTTTTCCAGATTAAAGGTGTAAACATCTGAATATAATTGCATGTTTGATCTAAGCTCACTAATGTTCTGGAGAAAAACACAGTTTGACTATTATCCAGTCAGTTTGATGTTTTAGCCCTCTAAAAGCTCTTTTCTTTTCACATTAATCTGTTGTAAAGAGCTGATGCTTCCAATTTTACTTGCTTTGTGctgaaaactttcaaattttaaccTGTTCAGAAATGAATCAAGCATTAATATCAAGTAAAGGAGGTGCTCGACTTTTATCCAATACAGCTGTCAGAACTGATGACCCCCAAACTCTTCGAATGGTCGCAGGAGCAATTGCAAATTTGTGTGGAAACGGTAGGTTATACTGTAGTATGTGTAGTCACTCTGCACAAAAGATGGAGAATTAATTTGCATTATGTTCGCTAAGCTTTCTACTTTCATGTGCATTCGTGGAGTGACTAGTGCTAGTTGTTCGCAATGCATTATCTTCCTCAACATCTTTTGGATTAAAAGAAACATTCTGTTTCCTTGACCCTCTGGCTGGATGATTTGTTCATTTATGGTTTTATGACAGAAAAGTTACATATTACGTTGAGAGAAGATGGAGCTGTTAAAGCTTTGTTAGAAATGGCTAGATCTGGAAACATTGACGTCATTGCTCAGGTTGCCAGAGGATTGGCCAACTTTGCAAAGTGTGAATCACGAGGAACAATTCAAGGTTTGCATGCTTCAGACGTGGATGTAATTACTATTTTCCTGTAGCATGCTCTTGACTTGTATTATTTTTCCAGGACATAGGAAAGGCCGTTCTACTCTTATGGAAGATGGTGTTCTAAGATGGTTGATAACCAACTCTAAcagtgcttcttcttcgacaAAGCGCCACATTGAACTTGCTCTTTGCCATTTGGCACAAAATGGTTAGCTACTTGTCCAAACTTATTTCTTGTTATAGATGATGATTCAGGAAACCTATTAGAGTAATATGCAGATGTATATAGTTTTTATGATAGTTGAAAACAGCTAAACCTTCTGGCCTAGTTTGTTCCTTGGCAAGTGCTTGTCTGGGGATATAATACTCTCTGCCTCAAAATGACCATATATGAAGTTATTTATAGTACTTAAAAAGTAAAGATTA harbors:
- the LOC107813764 gene encoding kinesin-like protein KIN-UC isoform X1; this translates as MASSNATGRPSSSHKSERLPPHNASGRNNGAVNGNVNNATGQQQQQQQQQRSKINSRRSVTPTSRIRAPPQDNDPEPGRVRVAVRVRPRNAEDLLSDADFADCVEVQPELKKLKLRKNNWNSEFYKFDEVFAESASQKRVYETVAKPVVESVLNGYNGTVMAYGQTGTGKTYTLGRLGKDDVSERGIMVRALEDIIVNTTPASDSVEMSYVQLYMESIQDLLAPEKINIPIVEDAKTGEVSVPGATVVKIQDLDHFLQLLQIGEANRLAANTKLNTESSRSHSILMVNIRKSVKIDEETDSSFGEKDSKTDRHGNQIPIVRKSKLLIVDLAGSERIDKSGSEGRLLEEAKFINLSLTSLGKCINALAENSPHIPTRDSKLTRLLRDSFGGSARTSLIVTIGPSSRHYAETTSTIMFGQRAMKIVNSVKLREEFDYENLCRKLETQVEQLTMEVDRQQKFRANDQMAMEKKLRECQTSFTEAERSIVARSEFLEKENSRLMSDVENLLEELNRQKKQSNSMKNEIVKLESDFNNSKLLEKENGCLKVELENVLKDFNIEKNHNNLLQDEVVRLETSLKQSKQRQLENSSYQKILAENTQSYEKKIADLMKQLEDERAHSENAQQQLELMKEQLTGLEELMQHHLKQTSIYQKELADTTLMYEEKIAQLEQQLKDEHSHVENVKEQLHAIEEQFTDHETSAKIQREKEIDALRSRLEDMHQLYEPTVEELQTLKTEYQVLLSEKKALHDELHEVRQTLLIEEKQRKAAENELFNMKKLVPESEDGFEEKKSYMKQYTTSGSFNMHRSTESRERIFAHQNTMTKIIEEVGVQKIISLLSSADLDVQIHAVKVVANLAAEDGNQEKIVQEGGLDALLMLLQSSQNTTILRVASGAIANLAMNEMNQALISSKGGARLLSNTAVRTDDPQTLRMVAGAIANLCGNEKLHITLREDGAVKALLEMARSGNIDVIAQVARGLANFAKCESRGTIQGHRKGRSTLMEDGVLRWLITNSNSASSSTKRHIELALCHLAQNEGNARDFVLSGALDELVRISTESSREDIRNLAKKILKLSPTFQLR
- the LOC107813764 gene encoding kinesin-like protein KIN-UC isoform X2, with the protein product MASSNATGRPSSSHKSERLPPHNASGRNNGAVNGNVNNATGQQQQQQQQQRSKINSRRSVTPTSRIRAPPQDNDPEPGRVRVAVRVRPRNAEDLLSDADFADCVEVQPELKKLKLRKNNWNSEFYKFDEVFAESASQKRVYETVAKPVVESVLNGYNGTVMAYGQTGTGKTYTLGRLGKDDVSERGIMVRALEDIIVNTTPASDSVEMSYVQLYMESIQDLLAPEKINIPIVEDAKTGEVSVPGATVVKIQDLDHFLQLLQIGEANRLAANTKLNTESSRSHSILMVNIRKSVKIDEETDSSFGEKDSKTDRHGNQIPIVRKSKLLIVDLAGSERIDKSGSEGRLLEEAKFINLSLTSLGKCINALAENSPHIPTRDSKLTRLLRDSFGGSARTSLIVTIGPSSRHYAETTSTIMFGQRAMKIVNSVKLREEFDYENLCRKLETQVEQLTMEVDRQQKFRANDQMAMEKKLRECQTSFTEAERSIVARSEFLEKENSRLMSDVENLLEELNRQKKQSNSMKNEIVKLESDFNNSKLLEKENGCLKVELENVLKDFNIEKNHNNLLQDEVVRLETSLKQSKQRQLENSSYQKILAENTQSYEKKIADLMKQLEDERAHSENAQQQLELMKEQLTGLEELMQKELADTTLMYEEKIAQLEQQLKDEHSHVENVKEQLHAIEEQFTDHETSAKIQREKEIDALRSRLEDMHQLYEPTVEELQTLKTEYQVLLSEKKALHDELHEVRQTLLIEEKQRKAAENELFNMKKLVPESEDGFEEKKSYMKQYTTSGSFNMHRSTESRERIFAHQNTMTKIIEEVGVQKIISLLSSADLDVQIHAVKVVANLAAEDGNQEKIVQEGGLDALLMLLQSSQNTTILRVASGAIANLAMNEMNQALISSKGGARLLSNTAVRTDDPQTLRMVAGAIANLCGNEKLHITLREDGAVKALLEMARSGNIDVIAQVARGLANFAKCESRGTIQGHRKGRSTLMEDGVLRWLITNSNSASSSTKRHIELALCHLAQNEGNARDFVLSGALDELVRISTESSREDIRNLAKKILKLSPTFQLR